A region from the Lentimonas sp. CC4 genome encodes:
- a CDS encoding 6-phosphofructokinase: MSEELEGNCLVAQSGGPTSVINASLAGVVAEALNHECIEEIYGGVNGVLGILNEQLIDLAAESQQTIRALRHTPGAALGTCRFKLKSQQDYDRVLQVFEAHNIRYFFYAGGNDSQDTADKISKLAQERGYQLRVIGVPKTIDNDLVTTDHTPGYGSVIKYIATTVKEIACDNAAMGQYDLVQIIEVMGRSAGWIAAGAALAKSRDEPNAAPHLIYLPEVAFSPEKFISDVQHVLQKEKYCVVVVGEGLVDDDGNYISTASKGADAFGHSQLGGAGEYLRGLVEESLQIKARSVSLGMSQRAAAHCSSQTDNDEAYLAGQAAVEAAIEGHTDKMVTLVRGDGDTYTCETGLAPLSEIANGVKKLPESWINEDGVSMNYNFYKYALPLIQGEVEVPYENGVPTFAKLKMVKIPRKLGAHSFE, translated from the coding sequence ATGTCAGAAGAACTCGAAGGAAATTGCCTAGTCGCCCAATCCGGCGGCCCAACATCTGTCATTAACGCCAGCCTCGCGGGTGTCGTTGCCGAAGCGCTCAACCACGAGTGCATCGAAGAAATCTACGGTGGGGTGAATGGTGTCCTTGGCATCTTAAACGAGCAACTCATCGATCTCGCAGCAGAATCTCAGCAAACCATCCGTGCGCTTCGCCACACACCTGGTGCAGCACTGGGCACTTGCCGTTTCAAGCTCAAGAGCCAGCAGGACTACGATCGCGTGCTTCAAGTCTTCGAAGCGCACAATATTCGCTACTTCTTCTACGCGGGTGGCAACGACTCTCAAGATACTGCTGATAAGATCTCTAAGCTCGCTCAAGAGCGTGGCTACCAACTCCGTGTGATCGGTGTGCCAAAGACGATCGACAACGATCTCGTCACAACTGACCACACTCCAGGCTACGGCAGCGTGATCAAATACATCGCGACCACTGTTAAGGAAATCGCCTGCGATAATGCGGCAATGGGGCAATACGACCTCGTGCAAATCATCGAAGTGATGGGCCGTAGTGCAGGTTGGATCGCTGCCGGTGCTGCGCTTGCGAAATCTCGCGACGAGCCAAATGCCGCGCCACACCTCATCTATTTGCCAGAAGTCGCGTTCTCTCCTGAGAAGTTCATCTCTGACGTGCAACACGTGCTCCAGAAGGAGAAATACTGTGTGGTCGTTGTGGGCGAAGGCCTCGTCGATGATGACGGCAACTACATTTCGACAGCAAGCAAGGGTGCGGATGCATTTGGCCACTCGCAACTCGGTGGCGCTGGTGAATACCTCCGCGGCCTCGTTGAAGAGTCACTGCAAATCAAGGCGCGCTCTGTATCGCTGGGTATGTCGCAACGCGCTGCGGCACACTGCTCTTCGCAGACAGATAACGACGAAGCTTACCTCGCTGGTCAGGCTGCTGTTGAAGCTGCGATCGAAGGTCACACTGACAAGATGGTCACACTTGTTCGTGGCGATGGTGACACTTACACATGCGAAACAGGTCTCGCTCCGCTTTCTGAAATCGCCAATGGCGTGAAGAAGCTTCCTGAGAGCTGGATCAACGAAGATGGTGTCAGCATGAACTACAACTTCTACAAGTATGCATTGCCACTCATCCAAGGTGAAGTGGAAGTGCCTTACGAGAATGGCGTGCCAACGTTTGCAAAGCTTAAGATGGTGAAGATCCCTCGCAAGCTCGGCGCGCACTCCTTCGAGTAA
- the purB gene encoding adenylosuccinate lyase — MENIPNVLAGRYASKAMCAVWSAEGRIKLERDYWIAVLRAQKELGLDIPQEAIDAYERVKGEINLDSINEREAITRHDVKARIEEFCDLAGHEHIHKGLTSRDLTENVEQLQIIQALEIVRNKAVAALLALANRAEQWKSLVITARTHNVPAQPTTFGKRLAMFGEDLLLAVRELDRIIDNYPVRGLKGPVGTQMDLLTLFGGDSAKVASLEGSILDHLGVGAALDTVGQVYPRGLDFEVVSVFVRLASGPSSFAKTLRIMAGHELASEGFAKGQVGSSAMPHKMNSRSCERINGFGAILKGYLTMAGELAGDQWNEGDVSCSVVRRVFLPDSFFAIDGLIDTFITIINQMEVYPAVIAQENERYGPFLATTTVLMEAVKAGAGREEAHEAIKEHAVQTVRDLRNGTITKNDLVARLGADARLGLSEEQLAEMMGRAQAMTGLATIQVENFCATVREEAQSFPAAANYTPGAIL; from the coding sequence ATGGAAAACATACCAAATGTATTAGCGGGGCGTTACGCCTCCAAGGCAATGTGCGCAGTCTGGAGCGCGGAAGGGCGCATCAAATTAGAGCGCGATTACTGGATTGCCGTGCTGCGCGCGCAGAAGGAATTGGGTCTGGATATTCCTCAAGAAGCGATCGACGCCTATGAGCGTGTGAAGGGTGAAATTAACCTGGATTCGATCAACGAGCGCGAAGCGATCACTCGTCACGATGTGAAGGCGCGTATCGAAGAGTTTTGCGACCTAGCAGGTCATGAGCACATTCACAAAGGGCTGACCAGCCGCGACTTGACTGAAAACGTTGAGCAGCTGCAGATCATTCAAGCGCTCGAAATCGTCCGCAATAAAGCGGTCGCGGCATTGCTCGCTCTGGCAAATCGTGCAGAGCAGTGGAAGTCCCTCGTGATTACCGCCCGCACGCACAATGTGCCGGCTCAGCCGACCACTTTCGGTAAGCGTCTCGCTATGTTTGGCGAAGACCTGCTCCTCGCTGTTCGCGAGCTTGACCGTATTATCGACAACTATCCGGTGCGCGGTCTGAAGGGGCCTGTTGGCACTCAAATGGATTTGTTGACACTCTTTGGTGGCGATTCCGCTAAGGTTGCGTCGCTTGAAGGTAGCATTCTCGATCACCTCGGTGTGGGGGCTGCGCTCGACACTGTCGGTCAAGTTTACCCGCGTGGTCTCGACTTCGAAGTCGTTTCCGTATTCGTGCGTCTCGCTTCGGGTCCATCCAGTTTTGCGAAGACACTCCGCATCATGGCTGGCCACGAGCTAGCGAGCGAAGGTTTCGCTAAGGGCCAAGTGGGTTCTTCTGCGATGCCGCACAAGATGAATAGCCGTAGCTGTGAGCGTATCAATGGTTTCGGAGCGATCCTTAAGGGCTATCTCACGATGGCAGGCGAACTCGCTGGTGATCAGTGGAACGAGGGCGATGTCTCTTGCTCAGTCGTGCGCCGTGTCTTCTTGCCGGATAGCTTCTTTGCGATCGACGGTTTGATCGACACATTCATCACGATCATCAATCAGATGGAAGTGTATCCTGCTGTCATTGCTCAGGAGAATGAGCGTTACGGCCCATTCCTTGCGACGACCACAGTATTGATGGAAGCAGTTAAAGCAGGTGCAGGGCGCGAAGAGGCGCACGAAGCGATCAAGGAGCATGCGGTGCAGACTGTGCGCGACTTGCGCAACGGCACGATCACCAAGAATGATTTGGTCGCACGCCTCGGCGCGGATGCCCGCCTCGGTCTTTCCGAAGAGCAGCTCGCTGAAATGATGGGTCGCGCTCAAGCGATGACCGGTTTGGCGACCATCCAGGTCGAGAATTTCTGCGCGACGGTTCGCGAAGAAGCGCAGAGTTTCCCAGCTGCTGCCAACTATACACCGGGCGCGATTCTTTAA
- a CDS encoding cupin domain-containing protein gives MKIAVALLASSVLFLQGCGLLGHSHCGPRHAANAHGAGVEVEVLAQSGASWDGAALPAYPTEAPEVTVKKVTIPPHSKLKWHLHPSINAGYMISGEIVVISEDGQERIVTAGEGLIETVNTWHYGRNDGDVPAEIVVVYVGVKGRPLAILKDDAD, from the coding sequence ATGAAAATCGCAGTAGCCCTACTGGCATCTAGTGTTCTATTTCTTCAAGGCTGTGGCTTGTTGGGGCACTCTCATTGCGGTCCACGTCATGCTGCCAACGCGCACGGTGCTGGAGTCGAAGTTGAGGTGCTGGCTCAGTCCGGAGCTTCATGGGATGGCGCGGCGTTGCCGGCTTATCCGACTGAAGCGCCAGAAGTAACAGTAAAGAAAGTGACCATCCCTCCGCATTCGAAGTTAAAGTGGCACCTGCACCCGTCGATCAATGCGGGGTATATGATCAGCGGTGAAATCGTTGTGATTTCAGAAGATGGTCAGGAGCGCATCGTTACGGCGGGCGAAGGGTTGATCGAAACGGTCAACACTTGGCACTATGGGCGTAACGATGGGGATGTGCCCGCAGAGATCGTGGTGGTATATGTCGGAGTGAAAGGCCGTCCACTAGCGATTCTCAAAGATGACGCTGACTAA
- the holA gene encoding DNA polymerase III subunit delta, with the protein MPAKAFTFICGDDDYLVSEQGKEWFAEQTKDIADDLSKEVVDGRAGNVAEVQDAINRFTSAVQTLSLFGDRKVVWLQNVNFMADSQTGRAQGTLDLLDNLKAVLSGLSPDAVSVLITAQPVDKRRSFFKWCQKNSDFTALAVDKNAATMYARMIQEECDKAGVTISRNAVQLLIGKVNGNSRLIVAETRKLATYVSDSGEQISERLVTDLVPNFGDADFFEAADAFYSLKLDWTLEALRRHFFTNNDSRGLLGSLQSRNRLLIQLRVLLDAGAIRLGGRGIAKSELEAAARTYGHHFGEDQEKSNLNVFTQNPWYLGNLAGTATKVPLKKLIQFQIAFAEAFEGIIERPNEQEEVCRELAVKCLS; encoded by the coding sequence ATGCCAGCGAAAGCCTTCACATTTATCTGCGGCGACGACGATTACCTTGTTTCTGAACAAGGTAAGGAGTGGTTTGCCGAGCAGACTAAAGATATCGCCGATGATCTTTCCAAGGAAGTGGTCGATGGACGTGCGGGGAATGTTGCGGAGGTGCAAGATGCGATCAATCGCTTCACGAGTGCGGTGCAGACGTTGTCTCTATTTGGTGACCGAAAGGTGGTGTGGTTGCAGAATGTAAATTTTATGGCGGATAGCCAGACGGGGCGCGCTCAAGGCACGCTGGATTTATTGGACAATTTGAAGGCGGTGCTGTCTGGGCTTTCACCTGATGCGGTGTCGGTGTTGATCACCGCGCAGCCTGTTGATAAGCGCCGTAGTTTCTTTAAGTGGTGTCAGAAGAATTCGGACTTTACTGCGTTGGCGGTCGATAAGAATGCGGCGACCATGTATGCGCGCATGATTCAGGAAGAGTGCGACAAGGCAGGCGTCACCATTAGCCGTAATGCGGTGCAGCTTTTGATCGGTAAGGTGAATGGTAACTCGCGCCTGATCGTGGCAGAGACGCGTAAGCTCGCGACTTACGTGAGTGACAGTGGTGAGCAGATCAGTGAGCGCTTGGTCACGGATCTGGTGCCGAACTTCGGCGATGCGGATTTCTTCGAAGCGGCAGATGCGTTTTATTCGTTGAAGCTGGATTGGACGCTGGAAGCATTGCGTCGACATTTCTTTACCAACAATGACTCGCGTGGGTTGCTGGGTAGTTTGCAGTCGCGCAATCGCTTGCTAATCCAGTTGCGCGTGCTGCTCGATGCTGGAGCGATTCGTCTCGGTGGGCGTGGCATTGCAAAGTCTGAGCTCGAAGCGGCGGCTCGCACCTATGGGCATCATTTCGGTGAGGATCAGGAGAAGAGTAATCTGAATGTCTTTACGCAAAACCCATGGTATTTGGGCAATCTCGCAGGCACGGCGACGAAGGTGCCGCTCAAGAAGCTGATTCAATTCCAGATTGCCTTTGCGGAGGCCTTTGAAGGTATCATCGAGCGCCCGAACGAACAGGAAGAAGTCTGCCGCGAATTGGCGGTGAAGTGCTTGAGCTAA
- a CDS encoding CinA family nicotinamide mononucleotide deamidase-related protein, with product MPKPLSVEVINFGDELLVGIRENAHLTYLGEQLARHGVSITRSRVLMDDAAEIRRGFMEVWECSDLVITTGGLGPTADDLTRETIAQVLGVELVFDPEIEATIKDRFAMLERKMGVHHLKQCHRFKDGEALHNERGTAPGIFYTQSGKVLIMLPGPTHELEPMFEKQVLPRLREAGLIREAQTYVQVRTSGVGESTVEQKMQPIIEAHAGLIVAYCVHYLMVDVRLSCRDGSLSLDQLKLIGQEARKVFGADFVCFGNCSLAKVVYHELRALDRTVALAESCTGGAVGDAFTNVPGASSVFAGGVICYTDDVKVTLLGVPEVLLEQHGAVSPECAVAMASGAAERLSADYGLSVTGFLGPDGGNEANPVGTIHFGYHSPVGVWCKTVHFTGGRLDMKARAVQIALDWMRRKLRKYKMEEFLSCCEEA from the coding sequence ATGCCTAAACCACTTTCAGTCGAAGTCATTAATTTTGGAGACGAGCTTCTCGTCGGTATCCGCGAAAATGCTCATCTCACTTATTTGGGCGAGCAATTGGCGCGTCATGGCGTTTCGATTACACGAAGTCGGGTGCTGATGGATGATGCTGCGGAGATTCGTCGTGGATTCATGGAGGTATGGGAGTGTTCGGATTTGGTGATTACGACGGGTGGTCTGGGGCCGACGGCTGACGATTTGACGCGCGAGACGATTGCGCAGGTGCTGGGGGTGGAGCTAGTGTTTGACCCCGAGATTGAGGCGACGATCAAGGATCGCTTTGCGATGCTAGAGCGTAAGATGGGCGTGCATCATTTAAAGCAGTGCCATCGTTTTAAGGATGGAGAGGCGCTGCATAATGAGCGCGGCACGGCTCCAGGGATTTTTTATACTCAGAGTGGCAAGGTGTTGATCATGTTGCCCGGGCCAACGCATGAGTTGGAGCCTATGTTTGAGAAGCAGGTGCTGCCGCGGTTGCGGGAGGCGGGTTTGATCCGTGAGGCGCAGACCTATGTGCAGGTGCGCACGTCTGGGGTGGGAGAGTCGACTGTAGAGCAAAAGATGCAGCCGATTATTGAGGCGCATGCGGGACTGATCGTGGCATACTGCGTGCATTATTTGATGGTGGATGTGCGGCTGAGTTGCCGTGATGGTTCGCTCTCGCTGGATCAGTTAAAGTTGATTGGGCAGGAGGCACGCAAGGTGTTTGGGGCTGATTTCGTATGCTTTGGCAATTGTTCGCTCGCAAAGGTGGTATATCATGAATTGCGAGCCTTGGATCGAACCGTGGCGCTTGCCGAATCCTGCACGGGTGGTGCTGTTGGTGATGCGTTTACCAATGTTCCGGGCGCATCGAGTGTCTTTGCTGGCGGCGTTATCTGTTATACGGACGATGTGAAGGTGACGCTACTTGGGGTGCCGGAAGTATTGCTGGAACAACACGGCGCGGTGAGCCCTGAATGTGCCGTGGCCATGGCGTCTGGTGCGGCGGAGCGATTGTCGGCAGACTACGGATTGAGCGTGACTGGTTTTTTGGGGCCAGATGGCGGTAATGAGGCGAACCCGGTCGGCACGATTCACTTTGGCTACCATTCGCCTGTGGGCGTGTGGTGCAAGACGGTGCATTTCACCGGCGGGCGGCTTGATATGAAGGCACGCGCGGTGCAGATTGCATTGGACTGGATGCGCCGTAAGTTGCGCAAGTATAAGATGGAAGAGTTTCTTAGCTGTTGCGAAGAGGCCTGA
- a CDS encoding excinuclease ABC subunit UvrC, with protein MPDSDKINIKEKVRRLPHKPGVYLMKDRLGQTIYVGKAKDLKKRVSTYFQASRKTMVSQPKVRAMIDLIYDFDLIIVKSEAEALLLEGQLIKKYKPRYNTDFTDDKRFLLVRVDLREPLPRFRLTRNRTDSKSRYYGPFAHSTHLRKTLHELRRKFGILLSDAKPLKLGDEQWRLYDDARAEIYEHPNELSQADYHERVDAACAFLDGQTREWLAELKVQMQTAAEAREYEKAAQLRDRITALKQTSVRTRKFERPLHDPTPKAETLAQLKIDLALPTLPERMECFDISHISGSFCVASMVAFKDGRPDRKNYRRFKIKSFIGNDDFRAMEEVVGRRYRRLHDEEKPFPDLVIIDGGAGQVTSALKAFLGQGLEPPALIGLAKKNETIIFSDGREPLNLSHHAPGLRMLQHIRDEAHHFANSFNAELRSKKLRESILDDFKGLGPAKRQALLQHFGSIEKLRSASAKSITQVEGIGPKTADRLIEFLRNED; from the coding sequence ATGCCAGATTCAGACAAAATTAACATCAAAGAAAAAGTCCGCCGCCTGCCGCACAAGCCGGGCGTTTACCTGATGAAGGACCGTCTAGGCCAGACCATCTACGTCGGCAAGGCGAAGGATCTGAAGAAGCGCGTCTCCACCTATTTTCAAGCCTCCCGCAAGACCATGGTCTCACAACCCAAGGTGCGCGCCATGATCGATCTGATCTACGACTTCGATCTGATCATCGTCAAATCCGAGGCCGAAGCACTGCTGCTCGAAGGTCAGCTCATCAAGAAATACAAGCCGCGCTACAACACCGACTTTACCGACGATAAACGCTTTCTCCTGGTGCGCGTCGACCTACGCGAACCACTCCCGCGTTTCCGGCTCACCCGCAATCGCACCGACAGTAAATCGCGCTACTACGGCCCCTTTGCCCACTCCACACATCTGCGCAAGACCCTCCACGAACTGCGCCGCAAATTCGGCATCCTCCTCAGCGATGCCAAACCACTCAAGCTCGGCGACGAGCAATGGCGGCTCTACGACGACGCCCGCGCCGAAATCTACGAGCACCCCAACGAGCTCAGCCAAGCCGACTACCACGAACGCGTCGACGCCGCCTGTGCTTTCCTCGACGGCCAGACCCGCGAATGGCTCGCCGAGCTAAAGGTGCAAATGCAGACCGCCGCCGAAGCACGCGAATACGAGAAGGCCGCCCAACTGCGCGACCGCATCACCGCACTCAAGCAAACCAGCGTGCGCACCCGTAAATTCGAGCGCCCGCTCCACGACCCGACGCCCAAAGCCGAGACCCTCGCTCAGCTCAAAATCGACCTCGCCCTGCCGACACTCCCCGAGCGCATGGAGTGCTTCGACATCTCGCACATTTCAGGCAGTTTCTGCGTCGCCTCCATGGTCGCATTCAAAGACGGCCGGCCCGACCGCAAGAACTACCGTCGCTTCAAAATCAAATCCTTTATCGGCAACGACGACTTCCGCGCCATGGAAGAAGTCGTCGGCCGCCGCTACCGCCGCCTGCACGACGAGGAAAAGCCCTTCCCTGACCTCGTCATTATCGACGGCGGCGCAGGCCAAGTCACCTCCGCGCTCAAAGCCTTCCTAGGGCAGGGACTCGAGCCGCCGGCCCTCATCGGCCTCGCCAAGAAGAACGAGACCATCATCTTCAGCGACGGCCGCGAACCGCTCAACCTCTCGCACCACGCCCCGGGCTTAAGGATGCTCCAACACATTCGCGACGAAGCGCACCACTTCGCCAACAGCTTCAACGCCGAGTTACGCAGCAAGAAACTACGTGAATCGATCCTCGATGACTTCAAAGGACTCGGCCCCGCCAAGCGCCAAGCCCTCCTACAGCATTTCGGCTCCATCGAAAAGCTACGCTCCGCTAGCGCTAAAAGCATCACCCAAGTCGAAGGCATCGGCCCAAAGACCGCCGACCGACTCATCGAATTCCTCCGAAACGAAGACTAA
- the rfbA gene encoding glucose-1-phosphate thymidylyltransferase RfbA: MKGIILAGGTGTRLHPITMAISKQLMPVYDKPMIYYPLSVLMLAGIREILIITTAEDQLAFRRLLGDGAKLGCDFQYAIQETPNGIAQAFIIGQEFIGSDKVALILGDNIFYGSGFGQLVRRHTDPDGAVIFAATVQDPKRYGVVEFDSNNNALSIEEKPEFPKSNYAIPGLYFYDNNVTEIVKTIPRSPRREYEISSINQVYLKENKLKVGIFNRGIAWLDTGTFASLNEASTFVRVIEERQDTKIGCIEEVAYYSKFINREQLLELAAKYSKSGYGDYLKRTAR; the protein is encoded by the coding sequence ATGAAAGGTATAATACTAGCAGGAGGCACAGGCACTCGCCTACATCCCATAACGATGGCGATTTCCAAACAACTAATGCCAGTGTATGACAAGCCAATGATCTACTACCCTCTGTCTGTCTTGATGCTCGCTGGCATTCGAGAGATATTGATCATTACAACTGCGGAGGATCAACTCGCATTTCGGCGGTTATTAGGCGATGGTGCTAAATTGGGGTGCGACTTCCAATACGCGATTCAAGAAACACCAAATGGAATCGCCCAAGCCTTCATTATAGGTCAGGAATTCATCGGATCGGACAAGGTCGCTCTAATCCTAGGGGATAACATTTTCTACGGATCCGGCTTCGGCCAGCTGGTGCGGCGCCACACGGATCCTGACGGGGCAGTTATTTTTGCCGCCACCGTTCAAGACCCAAAGCGCTATGGAGTGGTTGAATTTGACTCAAATAACAATGCCCTTTCGATTGAGGAAAAACCAGAATTCCCAAAGTCTAACTACGCCATACCTGGACTATATTTTTACGACAACAACGTCACCGAAATCGTCAAAACCATCCCCCGATCCCCTCGTCGCGAATATGAAATAAGTAGCATCAATCAGGTTTATCTCAAAGAAAACAAACTCAAGGTCGGGATTTTCAATCGCGGAATCGCTTGGCTAGACACCGGCACCTTCGCTTCACTTAATGAAGCTTCCACCTTCGTCCGTGTCATCGAAGAACGGCAAGACACGAAAATCGGTTGCATTGAGGAAGTTGCGTATTATTCAAAGTTTATTAATCGCGAGCAATTATTAGAACTCGCAGCCAAATATTCAAAATCTGGTTATGGTGATTACCTCAAACGAACTGCCAGATAA
- a CDS encoding glycosyltransferase family 2 protein, with the protein MSLPLEKTHIHNGVLISVVCPVYGSPSTIPLLCERLHESLTKITANYEIILVFDCSPDNGWEFIRIECAKHKNVVGIRLSRNFGQHYAITAGLKTAKGEWIVVMDCDLQDQPEEIEKLYARAIKGADIVLARRTNRKDHVLKRLSSKCFYRLFSYMTNSEQDPGIANFGIYHRKPINAILSMGDKVRFFPTMAQWVGFERTTVEVEHSKRQEGKSTYSYKKLIHLAIDTIISFSDKPLTLSVYLGMTTSFGSSIVSAYYLFRYFSGGIKVSGFTTLILSIWFLSGIIIFLLGMLGVYIGRSFEQVKNRPTYIIRDTLNLE; encoded by the coding sequence ATGAGTTTGCCCCTAGAAAAAACACACATACACAACGGAGTGCTGATTTCGGTGGTGTGCCCCGTTTATGGCTCACCTTCGACCATTCCGCTTTTGTGCGAACGGCTACATGAATCTCTGACTAAAATAACAGCCAACTATGAAATCATCCTAGTCTTTGATTGTTCCCCAGATAACGGATGGGAATTCATTCGCATAGAATGCGCTAAACATAAAAATGTCGTCGGCATACGCCTCTCTCGAAACTTCGGCCAACACTATGCAATAACCGCAGGCCTTAAGACAGCAAAAGGCGAATGGATCGTGGTGATGGATTGCGACCTCCAAGATCAACCTGAGGAGATCGAAAAGCTCTATGCACGTGCAATAAAAGGTGCAGATATCGTGCTAGCACGAAGAACAAACAGGAAAGACCATGTCTTGAAGCGACTGTCATCAAAATGCTTTTATCGACTATTCAGCTACATGACAAATTCCGAACAAGATCCTGGCATAGCCAATTTCGGAATCTACCACCGAAAACCGATCAATGCGATCCTATCAATGGGAGATAAAGTTCGTTTTTTTCCAACAATGGCTCAGTGGGTCGGATTCGAGAGGACAACCGTTGAAGTGGAGCACAGTAAAAGACAGGAAGGCAAGTCCACCTACAGTTATAAAAAACTGATTCACCTCGCGATAGACACCATCATTTCATTCTCGGACAAACCATTAACTTTAAGTGTTTATCTCGGAATGACCACTAGCTTCGGGTCTTCAATTGTCAGCGCTTACTATCTATTTAGGTATTTCAGTGGGGGGATCAAAGTCAGCGGCTTCACTACCCTAATCCTATCAATCTGGTTCCTGTCTGGTATCATCATCTTCTTGCTCGGCATGCTAGGCGTCTACATTGGCCGAAGCTTCGAGCAAGTAAAGAATCGGCCAACCTATATCATCAGAGACACACTAAATCTGGAATGA
- a CDS encoding GNAT family N-acetyltransferase, with product MKIEKKDWDSDFFGFPIGHIQLDETAPPEKLLRDSDFELVYISTHRRTPKLTEKILNSCTYIDERCTYQKQVSQVSPSAVNVIDYHGSLTPEIRELALLSGVHSRFQKDPNLRPKYIELYTCWIEKSLTGEIADRVLLAYMDDVAVGLITLKKEMMQGQIGLIAVSPEHAGKGIGSELIRASDFWYNEHETHSAVVVTQQQNQAARRLYEKNGYELSSMDSIYHWCRND from the coding sequence ATGAAAATCGAAAAGAAAGACTGGGATTCCGATTTCTTCGGCTTTCCAATCGGGCATATTCAATTGGATGAAACTGCACCACCCGAAAAGCTCCTAAGAGACAGTGATTTTGAACTCGTCTACATTTCTACACACCGACGAACACCTAAACTAACTGAAAAAATATTAAATTCATGCACCTACATCGACGAAAGGTGCACCTACCAAAAGCAAGTATCCCAAGTCAGCCCATCCGCTGTTAACGTTATAGATTACCACGGCAGCCTGACCCCTGAAATACGAGAACTAGCGTTGCTCAGTGGCGTCCATTCGCGCTTTCAAAAAGATCCGAATCTGCGACCTAAATATATCGAGCTTTACACTTGCTGGATCGAAAAATCCCTAACTGGCGAAATCGCCGACCGCGTCTTACTTGCTTACATGGATGATGTTGCTGTCGGCTTGATCACACTCAAAAAAGAGATGATGCAGGGGCAAATCGGTCTAATTGCGGTAAGCCCCGAACACGCGGGAAAGGGAATTGGATCAGAACTAATTCGGGCTTCCGATTTTTGGTATAATGAGCATGAGACTCACAGTGCCGTCGTGGTCACTCAGCAGCAAAACCAAGCAGCAAGACGCCTCTATGAAAAGAACGGGTATGAACTGTCCTCAATGGACTCAATCTATCACTGGTGCAGAAATGACTAG
- the rffA gene encoding dTDP-4-amino-4,6-dideoxygalactose transaminase, with protein MIPFNKPFIIGKELEYIQDAVSKGHLSGDGAYTKKCHKWMEQQYGAKKVLLTHSCTAALEMAAILSNLSTGDEVIMPSYTFVSTANAFVMRGATPVWCDIRADTLNIDENQIEALITPNTKAITVVHYAGVAAEMDTIMAIALKHNLLVIEDAAQGVNATYKGRYLGTIGHLGAYSFHETKNIITGEGGALLINDERFIKRSEVIREKGTNRCQFFRGEVDKYTWVDIGSSFLPSELVAAFLYAQLEDSKIITTQRKRIFQRYYEGLHSLERQGILRRPIIPDTCEHNAHMFYIILNEEPVRHHLIHHLKAHDIHSVFHYVPLHNSPAGKKYGKQACALPVTERYSERLLRLPCYYGLDSQSIDRVLKAVHLHLTSI; from the coding sequence ATGATACCATTCAACAAACCATTCATAATCGGTAAAGAACTGGAGTATATTCAGGATGCGGTATCAAAAGGGCACCTTTCAGGCGACGGTGCCTACACCAAGAAATGCCACAAATGGATGGAGCAGCAGTATGGTGCAAAGAAGGTCCTACTCACCCACTCATGCACCGCTGCCTTAGAAATGGCAGCAATTCTGTCGAATCTGTCAACCGGCGATGAGGTAATCATGCCGTCCTATACCTTTGTCTCCACCGCCAACGCCTTCGTCATGAGGGGAGCGACTCCAGTTTGGTGCGACATCAGAGCCGACACTCTGAATATTGACGAAAATCAAATCGAAGCACTGATTACACCCAATACCAAAGCAATCACAGTGGTGCACTACGCTGGAGTCGCTGCAGAAATGGATACAATCATGGCAATAGCCCTGAAGCATAATTTGCTAGTGATTGAAGATGCCGCACAAGGCGTTAACGCTACATATAAGGGACGTTACTTAGGCACAATCGGCCACTTGGGAGCCTACAGTTTCCACGAAACAAAAAACATCATCACAGGTGAAGGAGGAGCGTTGCTCATCAACGATGAGCGCTTCATCAAGAGGTCTGAGGTCATACGAGAAAAGGGCACAAATCGCTGCCAATTCTTCCGAGGTGAAGTCGATAAATATACTTGGGTTGACATCGGATCATCCTTTCTACCATCCGAACTGGTTGCTGCATTTCTCTATGCACAACTAGAGGACTCCAAAATCATCACCACACAGCGAAAGCGCATCTTCCAGAGATACTATGAAGGCCTACATAGCCTAGAACGCCAAGGCATACTACGTAGACCAATAATCCCCGACACATGTGAGCACAATGCTCACATGTTTTATATCATACTAAACGAGGAGCCCGTTCGACATCATTTAATCCATCACCTGAAAGCACATGACATCCACTCCGTGTTCCATTATGTCCCCTTGCATAATTCACCCGCTGGAAAAAAATACGGAAAGCAAGCCTGCGCACTCCCCGTAACTGAACGCTACTCAGAGCGTCTACTTAGGTTGCCATGCTATTATGGACTAGATTCCCAATCGATTGACAGAGTTCTTAAGGCCGTTCACTTGCACCTCACTTCAATCTAA